The following DNA comes from Papaver somniferum cultivar HN1 chromosome 4, ASM357369v1, whole genome shotgun sequence.
GATGAAGGAGTGAAAGAACTTTATTATACTGAATATGATGAAAATTGTCATGAGACACCCTTCAACAGAAAAACAAGGATAAATTTAAACCCTCAagttcaaaattattattttattggcTCCTCTAATGGTTTAATTTGCTTCAATTCATATGGTGGTGTTACTTCAGATAATGTTAATGAACATCATTATGGACCTGCTTATATCTGTAATCCAATCACCAGAGAATATATTATCCTTCCAAATTTACAAGGACAGTACATGTGGAATGGATTTGGTTACAGTCGTTCAACCAATGAGTATAAGGTTGTTAGAATCTGTTTTGACTTTGACAAACCAAATTTTGGAATTCCTCAAGTGTACACTCTTGGCAGTGGCAATGTATGGAGGAATTTGGGAGAGTCGGACATGAAGTTGAAAAATATGAAACGCCTTGTATTATGTGTTGGTACGTTTGCAAATTGATCTCTTCATTGGGTTAACCACGACGAAGAAAACATTCTTGCTTTCAATTTGAATGATGAAAAGTTTAGTGAGCTTCCACCTCCACCTTGTGGAGTTCCAGATTTTGCTATTTCACTTGGGGTTTTGGGTGATTTCCTAAGTGCTACTTATTATAGTGATTATCACAATGTCGGTGGTTGTGAAATATGGTTACtgaagaagaatgaagataaTTGTAATGAATTGAGCTGGAGTAAAGAGTTCAGGTTTGATCCTTTTGACAGTTACGTATCGTTGCCATTTGGGTATACAAAGAGCGGTAGGCTTTTGTTCTACGGGCATAGTAAAATTTATATTTACAATCCAGAAGCTTCATCAACCAATATGGATGTGAATTTTGGCAAGGTTACTTCTAAAGTAATCAGTCACAAGAATACCTTGGtttcattaaaaccattaggaGAAAAAGATACAAAAACAATGGAATCCGATGAAAGAGCAAGTGCAAGTGAGGTGAAAGATGCCAGTGCTTAGTCTTAGAAGCATCAGTTTGGAGTAAGATATCTCTACGTAAGTATAAACTGATACCCTTAGTTCAGATTTTAATCATTCCGAGATAACTCTTGTAGCCTGTTATTATGCTATGAATATCTATGAACTACTCTTGCTTAATTGACATTGTGTAATTATGTTATAATATTTATGAACTACTCTTGTAGCCTGTTATATTCTATGTTGCTATGTTAATTGCACAATTTGTTATTTACTTATAATAAATCTTGATGGAGAATGTGATGCTTATGttggtaaacttgttttgtgttTAAAAATAAAGTTTGAGAAGTATATGCataaaaaaaaagggaaatgGAGAGCTATCCTAATAGTC
Coding sequences within:
- the LOC113272381 gene encoding F-box protein At3g07870-like encodes the protein MKGLNSLPEGIILDILTRVPTESVLDFKLVCKPWKDLIRHLSFSQLHFNHHDSADDSGKPSFIFLTGENSDSDDEGVKELYYTEYDENCHETPFNRKTRINLNPQVQNYYFIGSSNGLICFNSYGGVTSDNVNEHHYGPAYICNPITREYIILPNLQGQYMWNGFGYSRSTNEYKVVRICFDFDKPNFGIPQVYTLGSGNVWRNLGESDMKLKNMKRLVLCVENILAFNLNDEKFSELPPPPCGVPDFAISLGVLGDFLSATYYSDYHNVGGCEIWLLKKNEDNCNELSWSKEFRFDPFDSYVSLPFGYTKSGRLLFYGHSKIYIYNPEASSTNMDVNFGKVTSKVISHKNTLVSLKPLGEKDTKTMESDERASASEVKDASA